The sequence CCGGTATTCCTCCGCCAATTGTCCTTCGGCGGCATCCGGCGACAGCATGCCCCGTTCCTGCAGCCGTTCCCGGTTGACCACGATTTGGGGCTTGGAAACAGGCGGCGGAGGTTTGGCCGCTTCGGGCACGAACTCGTCTGGTACTGCTTCAAACGTAGCCGGTTCCGGGGAGATATCACCCTGTTTTTCCAGGGCCTTTTCGATGATACTCACGCCACTCACCTGCTTCATATATCGAGGGAATAGAGATTGACGCCCTTGATCTCCAAAACCACCAGCACCGCAAACACGATCACAAGCCCGACACAAGCGGCACAGAACTGTAGAAACTCCCGCCATTTCCTGCGGCGTATGGCGGGGGTCCAGTTCATGGAAACCGTACCCAACACCGGCAGACCGACGATTTCACGCAACTGCTGCACAGTGATGAAGGTCGGCCGCAGTAGCGCCAGGAGCATGGTCAAACCGAAACCGGCGATAAAACCCACGAACAATACCGCCACCGATAGCAAGATGCGGTTGGGAGCTGAAGGTTTGGAGGGCACCTGAGGCGGATCGACGACACGAAACTTGACCATGTCGGTGTTCTGTTCCACGCTTTCCGACAACCGCGCCTGCTCCCTCCGTTTCAAGAGGGTCTCATAATTCTGCTTGATGGTGTTGTAATCACGGTTGAGGTTCTTCAGTTCGGTCTCCACTCGCAGCCGAGCGTCCATCTGATCTTTGATGTTCTGGATCTTCTTCTCATAAGCCTTGACCCGCGCCTGCAGGGAAGCCACGTTGGCATCCGCCTCGCTGAGGGCGATCTTCATCTGCTGGAACACCGGGTTGGCCTCCCCACCACCACCGAGGAAATCCCCCACTTCTGCATCCCCTTCGTCTCCGGCGACCATTTCCTGCTCCTGCTGCTTGCGGAGCCGGGCGATGTGGCGCCTGAGGGTGATGACTTCCGGATGTTTGTCGGTATAGCGCAGCAGCAAGTCATCGAGCCGGGCCTGTAGTTCCTGGATCCGGGTCTCCAACGGGCTCAGGGATTCCTCCGCCCCGAACTCGGCGAACATGGGTTCCTCTTCTTCGAGCTGGCGGGCGATTTCATTGCGGCGGTTGACCGCCTCCTGCAGGGCCAGTTTGGCCTCTTCCAACTGCTCGTGGACGGCCTTGAGCTCCGAATAGAGATCCCCCCCCTGGCCCGGCAGGAGGCCGTAATTCTTGCGTTTGAAATCCTCGATGGCTTTCTCCGCCGTCCGCAGACGCTGTTCATATTCGTGGATCTGCTGCTCCAGGAAGCGCTGGGCGCTATCGGAATCGCGCCGAGTTTCCCCCAACGCCTCCTCCACGAACACCGTCAGCATAGACTGCACCAGACGCTTGGCTACGCGGGGGTCGGAATCGTCGGCACTCAGGGTGAAGATGTTGGTGCGGCGGGCGCTACCGATGGCGAGACTGCTCTTGAGGCGCTTGATGAGTGCCTCCATCGCCTCCTCGTCCTTGGCTGCCAGATCCAGATCGCTCATGCGGGCGATCTTCTCCAGATTGGGACGGGTGAACAGCAGCCGGGTCATCAGCCGTACCTGGCCATTGACGTCGGGCTGGATCGTCAACCCGCGCAGCAGAGGGCGCAACACTGAGCGGGTGTCCACGTAGACCTTGGCCTCGGCCCGATACTGGTCAGGCATCTGCGACACGAAAGCCCAGCCGGCCAGACAGACCACCCAAGCAGTCGCCACCCCCCACCACTTGTAGCGACTGGCGACCTTGAGATAACCCAGAACCTGTTGCAGAAGTTCGTACATGGACTGGCCTCAGAAGAAGGCTTCGGGAATGATGAGGATGTCGCCGGGCAGCATGTCAACGTTGGCGGAAATGTCCCCGTCTCTCAACAAGTCGTCGATACGCACCCGGAATTGGCGCTGCACACCGTTGATTCTGCGAACTACCACCGCCCTGTTACCGGCGGCGAAATCGGTCAGACCGCCGACGGCGATCATCAGATCAAGCAAGGTCATGTGTTCACGATAGGGGACCGCCTGGGGTTCCTCCGCCTCGCCTACCACCCGGATCTGCTCGCTGTAGGGACCAACGAAACCGGAGACGATCACCGTCACCAACGGATTACGGATGTAGCGGGACAGCTCCTTCTCAATGTCGCGGGCGAGCTGGTACGGGGTCTTGCCAGTGGCCGGCAGTTCCTCCACCAGGGGCGCGGAAATCTTGCCGTCAGGACGCACCACCACGGTACGACTGATTTCTGGATTGCCCCAAACGAACATCTCCAGGGAATCGCCGGGACCGATGATGTAGGTATAATCGGCAGGCGGCTCAGCGCGAGGGTTCAGTGGCGGGTAACTGGTACAGGCGCTGAGTGAAAGAAACAACGCCAAAATGGCAAACACCGATCTCAAGTTGCAAATTTTGGTCTCCACAACGGTCTCCTCGGTACCGCGGTTCGGGGTCGTTTTTAGCTTAGCAAAAAGGCCGCGCATTCGGGATACTAGCTGAAAAAATTCATTGCAGGAACCTGTCATTTGGATACATCCTCCAAAAATGCGGCTAGACGGCGCACGCCCTCGGCCAGGCGGGACTCGTCGACCGTATAGGCGAAGCGCAGATATCGCCCTGCCCGGTGGCGGCCGAAATCGCACCCCGGCGTCACCGCCACGCCCGCTTTTTCCAACAGGGCGGAAGCGAACGTCTCGCTGTCGTCGGTGAAGGCACTGCAGTCGGCGTACAGATAGAACGCCCCCTGAGGCGAGGAGGCGATCCGCAAACCGAGTCCGGTCAGCGCTTGGTAAAGATAGCGGCCCCGGGCGGCGAAAATCTGGCGGCGACGCTCCAGTTCCGCCCGGGTTTCCGGGGTGAACGCCGCCAGGGCGGCCCGCTGGGAGTGGGTAGGGGCGGCGATGAAGAGATTCTGGGCCAGACGTTCCG comes from Methylomarinovum tepidoasis and encodes:
- a CDS encoding XrtA system polysaccharide chain length determinant, translated to MYELLQQVLGYLKVASRYKWWGVATAWVVCLAGWAFVSQMPDQYRAEAKVYVDTRSVLRPLLRGLTIQPDVNGQVRLMTRLLFTRPNLEKIARMSDLDLAAKDEEAMEALIKRLKSSLAIGSARRTNIFTLSADDSDPRVAKRLVQSMLTVFVEEALGETRRDSDSAQRFLEQQIHEYEQRLRTAEKAIEDFKRKNYGLLPGQGGDLYSELKAVHEQLEEAKLALQEAVNRRNEIARQLEEEEPMFAEFGAEESLSPLETRIQELQARLDDLLLRYTDKHPEVITLRRHIARLRKQQEQEMVAGDEGDAEVGDFLGGGGEANPVFQQMKIALSEADANVASLQARVKAYEKKIQNIKDQMDARLRVETELKNLNRDYNTIKQNYETLLKRREQARLSESVEQNTDMVKFRVVDPPQVPSKPSAPNRILLSVAVLFVGFIAGFGLTMLLALLRPTFITVQQLREIVGLPVLGTVSMNWTPAIRRRKWREFLQFCAACVGLVIVFAVLVVLEIKGVNLYSLDI
- a CDS encoding XrtA/PEP-CTERM system exopolysaccharide export protein produces the protein METKICNLRSVFAILALFLSLSACTSYPPLNPRAEPPADYTYIIGPGDSLEMFVWGNPEISRTVVVRPDGKISAPLVEELPATGKTPYQLARDIEKELSRYIRNPLVTVIVSGFVGPYSEQIRVVGEAEEPQAVPYREHMTLLDLMIAVGGLTDFAAGNRAVVVRRINGVQRQFRVRIDDLLRDGDISANVDMLPGDILIIPEAFF